A window of Cloacibacillus sp. genomic DNA:
TTTGCGCCGACCATATTTTTGTATTTCCAACGGTCTTGATTCTGCTGACCGCGACCTGCGCGCCGTCAAAATTTTCAAAGGCGGAGGCCGAAAGCAGCTCCGTGCAGGCGGCTACGGTCTTGAGCGCGACGGCGGAGACTACGACGCGTATGCCGCCGCCAAGCGCCGCTATCTGTTCAAGTATCGCGGCAAGCTCGCTTCCGCTGCCGCCGATAAAGACGACGTCGGGGCGCGGCAGCGACGAAAGCGCGGCAAGCGCCGTGCTTTCTGTTACGGTCACGTTGTGCAGGCGGAACTTTTGTGCGTTCTGCCGGATAAGCTCCGCCGCCTCGGAGTTTGCCTCCACGGCGCAGACTTTGCGGCAGAGCTGCGCCGCCGCTATTGAGACGGAGCCTGTGCCCGCGCCTATGTCCCAGACGACGCTTTCAGGCGAAAGGCGCATCTTTTCGATTATTACCGCGCGCACCTCTTCCCGCGTCATTGGCGCCGCGCCTCGTATGAAATCTTCGTCGTGCGGCAGAGGCGGTGCTTTTTTTGTGAAGTCCTCGTTTATGACGAGCACGATGGAAAGCGGATCAAAGAGGCATTCCGCAAGGAACGACGCGCAGCCCCGGCTGAAAACCTCTTCCTCCGCGCCAAGCCGTTCTCCGACGAACACCTCGGCGTCGGAGAAGCCGCCCTCCGAAAGAAGCCGGCAGAGCCACGCCGGGTCGTGCGACGCGTCGCAGAAGAAGACGACGGAACGGTTGTGCTCCACGGCCGCTAGTATGCGCTCCGCCTCTATATGCCGCCCGTGGCCGGAGAGAATGACTGCGTCCTGCCACGTTTCACAGGCCCTCGCGCAGAGCGCCTGCAAAGAGCTGATGCCGGGCAGCGCTGCTATCTCGTGGCCGGGGAAATTTTTCTGTATCAGCGGCAGCAGGCTGTAAAGCCCAGTGTCTCCGGAGACGACGACGGCCGCGTCGCCCAGCGCAAGCTCCTTGCGGAGCTTTGCGAAACATTCTTTGAAATCGGTCATTTCTATTATATTTGCGTGTCCCCGCACAAGATGCAGATGGCGCGGCGCGCAGGCGACGGCGCGCGCGCCCTCTATCGCCGCGCTCACCTCCGGCGTCACCTGCGCCGGGTCGCCAGTGCCCGCTCCGCATACGAACAATTTGTTCATCTCACTCATTCTGTCCGCCTCCGTCTATATGTGGCTGTCGTCGTTTATCCGCCGCGCAAGCACTGCCGCGCCGTCCGTCGCGCCGAGTATCCGCGCGTCGTTGTCTATGTAGGCCGCCTCCACGCGAAGGTCGCCGAAAGAGCGCGCCTCGCATCGCCGCGCTGCAATATCGGCAAGCACGGGCCACAGGCCGGTAAATTCGCTTTCGTCAATGAGGCGCATCGCCTCTTCGATCGTCGTGCAGTCATAAAGCGTTTTTACAAATCCGCACGGCGCGCCGCAGATGGCGGCCTGTGTACAGAGCGCCTCTTTTGCGCCTCCGCCCGTGCGGTTGTGTGTGTTAAAGGAACCGGCGGCCGCTTTGAGCAGTTTGCCGGGGTGTCCGCCTATGAGCAGCTCCTTTATTCCAAGCCGCGCGCATTCGTCAAGCGCAAAACCCAGGTAGTTGCCGCACTGCACGACGGCGCGG
This region includes:
- the cbiD gene encoding cobalt-precorrin-5B (C(1))-methyltransferase CbiD, which produces MIERALREVIGARAARVTISAPDGERVAKRTFNPRLGIVGGISILGTSGRVKPMNEASLLESLTLEINTHAAQGRAALALCFAGTGEKTLREAYGVHNRAVVQCGNYLGFALDECARLGIKELLIGGHPGKLLKAAAGSFNTHNRTGGGAKEALCTQAAICGAPCGFVKTLYDCTTIEEAMRLIDESEFTGLWPVLADIAARRCEARSFGDLRVEAAYIDNDARILGATDGAAVLARRINDDSHI
- the cbiE gene encoding precorrin-6y C5,15-methyltransferase (decarboxylating) subunit CbiE gives rise to the protein MSEMNKLFVCGAGTGDPAQVTPEVSAAIEGARAVACAPRHLHLVRGHANIIEMTDFKECFAKLRKELALGDAAVVVSGDTGLYSLLPLIQKNFPGHEIAALPGISSLQALCARACETWQDAVILSGHGRHIEAERILAAVEHNRSVVFFCDASHDPAWLCRLLSEGGFSDAEVFVGERLGAEEEVFSRGCASFLAECLFDPLSIVLVINEDFTKKAPPLPHDEDFIRGAAPMTREEVRAVIIEKMRLSPESVVWDIGAGTGSVSIAAAQLCRKVCAVEANSEAAELIRQNAQKFRLHNVTVTESTALAALSSLPRPDVVFIGGSGSELAAILEQIAALGGGIRVVVSAVALKTVAACTELLSASAFENFDGAQVAVSRIKTVGNTKIWSAQNPVVIFTAETAAEGGN